Below is a window of Musa acuminata AAA Group cultivar baxijiao chromosome BXJ3-11, Cavendish_Baxijiao_AAA, whole genome shotgun sequence DNA.
CTTCTTCGGAGAAATCATCTTCAGACGTTTCACTTTCAGAATCCATCTCTTTCTTCTTTAATTTAGAAAGACTCCTTTTAATTTCACGGTCAAATGCATAGGATCTATAATCTGTCCCTCCATTGGCATAAGATGTGTTTATACTCCTATTTATGCCCTTCTTTTCACTTGAaactttgttttgtttctttttatatttAGACTCTGAACATAATCCTGTATCAGAACTGTCTTTCACTGCACCGATCAACCTTGGGTTCTCCAACCTCTTAACCAGTTGAATGAAAGACATGATAATCTTCTTTGTATCTACGGCATCGCCCTGGCTTTTTGATCTGTGAATATATGAGCTTTTTAGTAACATATTCAATGCATAAATTATAAGGAAAACCCTAGAAGGAAACAATGTTCAGTTAGCAGCAGGATTGACACAGATGAGAATCTCCAGAAGCAACTTCTAGGAATGGTACAATATGAAATGGAAGAAATACCAACTTCAACATAATTAAAAGTCAAACAAAAAAATTTCATCCTTCATACAAGTACATTAACAAATAAGATGTCTCACTTCAAAATCACCCACAAACAAAGAGAATAAATCTTACTTGAATGCATCCCGACACATTCGACTGATGTCATCCTTAATAGAGTTCAAGCCATGTCGAACATAATAACCACTTCTCATCCTATCTTCAATTTTTGCAATCTGTCACATATATCATATAGTAATGAGAAGATAAACAAATCATTTTCATTCTGGAAAATATCAGAAAACTATGACGAAAGACAATAATGTAGGTACTAGGTAGTACTTTGGGCATAAAAAATTCGGACTTGCTTCCCCTCATGATGTCCTTCAAAGTATTGGCAATAAACTCCTCCATCTTCTTATAACTAATCTCAGTCTTCCTGTGTAACCAGCGCCTCATCTGTGCATCCCTTGATAAAAGTTCTGAGGACCTTCTAGCATCCACTAACTTGGGTCGTTTATAGACGCCCGGTGTGAATTTGAGGCAAGACAAGTTCTTTCTATCAAGACAGTTAAACTCACCATTACAATAGTTCTCTAGATCATCAGATTCTTCCAGATGACTGCCTAAGGATCTATAGGTTCCTGTTATCTGCTTAAGGCTCCTTATTTTTGAATAGGATTCCTCATGATTTTTAGTTTTGCACAGACCTGATCTCTTTATCCAGCTAATATTTGGATGCTTTGCTTGTATTTCCTTAAACTGATTGCACCCTCTGATGTCAATATAAGATATGCATGGAAATAGCCGGAGAACTTCCTCAAGAGCACTGGCACTAACATTATAGCATCCCGTTAAAACAAGAGATGTAAGATTTTTCTCGTCATAACAACCCTGCAAAATCAACTGAAGTTAGTCTTATACCAAGTAAACAAGATACAAGGAACTTGCAAAAGACAATTCGAGATTAACCTACCATAATACTCTGAAATACAGCATCAGTACATTTTGATCCAGCTGAGGATAAATCAACATGTCTGCATATAATTTTGTAGAAGTTTACTACTGAATTCCAGTGTTTACAAGTAGCAGCAGAAGAGAGAAGTGATTTCATATCGCATTTTAGAAAATGAAAGACCCTTGCTAGAATACGACCACTCAGTAGACCCCAACTTTCATTCTCTGTCTGGGAAGTTGGAACATTGTCTTCAAAGATATTGACCTCACCACATAAGTCCTCGAACGAGTAGTCATTCTTCTCAAAGGGCAACAAAGCCTCTTCCAAATCAGAGTCCCCATCACTTTCACCAGAGAAAAATCGTGCTCTTTTTCCATCACGATATATCCCATCTTCTGCATAAGGGCAAAAAATTTCGGCATCACAGATCATAAAAACAGATATCACATTAAAAGAAAATGTTACAACCAAAACCACTAGTTGTGTTCTAATATTCATATATCAAAGGCCATTATCTGCTGCTTTAGAAAACtggccaaccattcatataacaaACTGAATAATTTGCCAGGAGTACATAAAACTTATTAAACTGAATAAACCACCATCCTTAATGTATGTCTATGTATAATTGTGTATAAATGGATATACACATATGTTCTTTTTTCAAACATATTGATCCTAATATGTGCAAATACATAGCAACTGAAAAAGCCAAAATAGAAGGGGACCCAATTCACTAAATTACTGATCAGTCCATAATACAGACTCAGGTGCACAATCGTGTATGGAAGATTTCCAAGAAAATTCCTGGATTATAAAGAATACGTAGTGGAACAGAATAAAGAATACATAGTCCAACACATGAACAAACCTGGTTTCCAGATATTGTTCCCTGACAAATTATGAGCTAAAACAGCAGAGCTTTTTGTGATAGACGAGTTAAATGGAAAATGTTTATCCATTTCCTTCTTAGGTTGCTTTGCACTAATCCATGGATCCAACACCTCATTAATAGCAGCAGCAAACTCCCGGTTCTTGTATGATTTCATAACAAGTTCATGCAGCTTTCCACGTGTATAGCCAATAAATTGAGGGTATGAGATATGTAATGAATGAGAAGCATTATTTATATTGTTACATGGTGACTGCACAAAGGAAGACAAGGAACTTGCAGTGGATGTCCTTGCTTCTTCTTCAGTATTGTCAGCTTCAGAAGACTTGAATTTCTTGGTAATGGGAAGCCAGGTATTATCATTCTTGCGGAAGACACAGCTTTGCTCTAGGATAGCACCTTTACCAACTAACTCTTGCAATTCCAAATATGACAAAGGTCCATGTTCATAACCAGCACCATCTAAATAAAACCAGTCACCCAAATTTACTGATAACTCATCAATAGAGCAAATATGATCCTTTGGGACATTGAGGTCAGTCTGGCATCGCTGCAAATTCTGTGAGTTGTGTTCATCAAGCTTCTTTGATCTAGAGGGACCTTCATGCAGCAAAATCCTGTCGCTAGAAGAGTGTGATCGTGAAGATCTTGAAGGATGTCGCTCACTGCTTCTGACTCTCATACGATGTTCTGGAGAACCCTGATCTTTCACAACACAAGCATTTATGCGAACAACTGGAAGAATTGCACCTTTTACGCCCTTAAGAAGCAACGGCTTGGTTTGGCCTGATCTACTAGTAACTGTACTTTTGCTTGGATCACTGCTGCTCTCATTATTATCATCTATTGACGAGAAAGCCCAAAGAGGCATATCAAGCCTTTTGTCACGGGAAGAATGGTAAAGCTCATCCTTTCTGTGCCAACGGGGATCCTTGGACTCAGATTTTGACATCTGACAAAGAGGATAGCCTTCATTGATAACAAGTTTCCGTCTGTAGGATCTATCTTGACCTACCTCATCATTTCTCTTCCAGTCACCACCTTTGCAAGACCACCTGCCAGCAAACCAATCGCTAGAACCACCGGTAGGAACAGTATGATCCTTCTCAGAAAATGCAACTGGCCTGATTTCACTGCTTCCTTTTGATAAGCCTTCAAAATCTCTTCCAACACGCTCATCTTTCGGATGTATGAATGGTGTCTGAGATTTGAACCTTGAGAAACCTGAAAGCCACATGTGTATTGAGAATATCAGAATGGAAAGCAGATGCATGTTTTTCATAATCTAGcaacttttttttatcaatttttcacaaAAGAACAAAGTAATAAGAAAACATGCGACAACAGCCAACACATATTTTTGTAGGTTCTAGCCATGAGGGATAACCTTAAAATGATTTTACATTCAGTCTTCTTCCAAAATCTGCTTTCCTGAATCTAAACATTTCTGCAGTCTATGTACTGATTTTAATTTTTGCAAACCATTGCAGATGTCAGAATAGAGGATCTAAACTAGCCAATGAAGAAATAGTAaataagaggaagagaagaggctgACTAGTTGCAAGCTATTTTTCCCATAATTCACACTTTGATTTTCTAATGTGGAAAAATGAAGAATCTCGATCAGAAttaggaaaaaaagaaagaagctgGAAACAAGTCAAGAAAGAAAACTGGAAATCAGAAAGGAAATATACGAGGCTGAATGATCACTAGCTATTTTTCCAAATTCCTATTCCATCATTCTCCATGCATGCCAAATTGAAGCATATCCACTAAAGTAAAATATGACTTTTTGtacataattaaataaaaatgtgGCATTTCCACAAGTACAGGACACGATCATAAAATAGATGAAATATTAAGGGCAAACAGCTTAAGGTGAAACCctagagaaaaagagagagagagaggctcatGTGCAAATTTTCTTTTCGAAAGAATGAGAGGGAGGAATACATTGTACCTTCCAATTGACCCCATTTTTCCCAATCTGCATGTTCAAATGTTGCATTCAGTGCTTCTGCAAAGGTGTACATTTCcaccaaaagaaaattaattaaaaCAGTTATTGGCATAAAACCTTTGGAGCATGTCACTATGCAAATAGACCAGATACTGGCCAAGCTTGACACCAATATGGTACTGGTTATTCTTATGCCTCGCTGAAGATGTAGGATCTGAACGCAAATCTTTCCCCAGAACAGCCCTATTGATGCATCTAATAAATAAAGTTTTAGAAAATAGCAGTGTTAATAAAATTACCTCCAATTATCTCAAGCTCCTTTCCGTCTATTATGGTGTAACCATCCAACAAAGTCTCAACTCTCTCATCAATATGATAATTTTCAAGATATTCTGGTAGAACTGGAGAGCAATCTGTATGCAGCTCCTGCTGCAGCAATGTAGAACTAGATGTTTCTGGACAAAGAATTCCAGCATCAACTAACAAATTCCCTGGGGCTTCTGGAGGGCTTACCATCTGTGTGACAACATCTGAAACAACAGAGGACAAGTTCAAAGGCACCAAAGGGGAAGCAGCATTTTCAACAGTTACCCACCTGTCACTGTCAGCATGTTTTATCAAatgatcagaatgaaggaccccttCATCCACCAGATGTTTGAGATCAACTAGTTTTGAGGGTCCTTGTTCCATACCAAAGTGATCAAGATAAAACCACTTTCCAGCATCAATATTGGATGATACAGGATCACGGGGTGGTGTGTCAGATATATCCatatcctcctccattgaggatgGATCTTCAAGAACCCCTGCagggggaggaggtggtggaagtGCAGGTGGAGGAGgcagtggtggtggaggaggaagggGAGTCTCGCTAGACTGCCTATTTGAATTCTGCAACAGTTTTTCCTTATTATCAGCGGCACATCTGTCAGAGCTGCTCTTATTTGACTTATTCTTAAGAATATCTTTATCACTGTACTCCTTTCGTCCCAATCTATCATCATGTCTGCTGGACTGCTGCTTTTCACTGCTTCGATTTTTCTTGCTTGACTCACGGTGTTCTGCAGCATGACGGATATCATGTGGTGACCTCTCTGAATATGCCAGAGTCCGGTCATGGTAATCATGGTGACGAGCTCGTTGTCGTGGAGACCTATTAGAATGGCTTGGAGTGTGATCCCTGTGATCTGAGTGGCGACTCTTCTCATGTGGGGATCGGTCCAGGCGACGAAGACTTCGCTCCTTGTGATCACGGTGGTGGGCCCGCTCCTTTAGTGATCGTTCAGAACAATCTGGGCTCTTTTCATGTGGAGACCGGTCCAAGTGACGAGGACTACGTTCCCTGTGATCCCGGTGGTGGGTGCGCTCCTTTGGTGACCGTTCAGAACATCCTGGGCTGCGGCCATGGGAACCTCGGGAAGCCAAGGATGAGTCATTGAACCTAGAAGATGAGTGCTTGTTGATGGATGAAACCTTCGAGACTGAAGTGGTCTCATTTCTTCGTGAATTAGTGGAACAATTAATCTCTTCAGGCTTCCAATGTGTCTTTGAACCTGATTGATCAGATGAATCAAAATGGTGCTTGTGGTTACTGATCTCAGACTCTACAGCTTGCCATTTGGGCCACTTTCCCATATTTCCCCCCATATCACGGCTCTTTCCATTGCTAACATCGTGCTTAACCTCACCAGGTTCAACTTCAGAAGGTCGTGAGAATTTCTTAGCATCCCTCTCATGCATGCTGCCATCAGATCTTGATGAAGATGACCTCTTCCTGAAGTCAGTATCACTTGGGCGTCCATCTTTTCTCCGGTGACTGTCCTCCGGGGTGCGCTCTAGATCACTTTTCCTTGATCTCTCTGGAACAAATTCACCCTTCTCCAAATCCACCTTCCTTCCTCTGGATGACTGATAGAGAGACTTTTCCAATTCTCTAGATGAGTTCCATTTACCAGGCACAAAATCCCTCCTTTCCAGCTCCCCTTTATTCCGCCTATCTGAAATGACTTCTCCCTTTTCCAACTCATCTCTCCTCCGTCTTTCTCCCACCTCAAGTTCACTTTTCCTCCATTTCTTAGGAACGAACTCCCCCTTCTCAATTTCTCCATTCTGAAGCTCCCCTTTCTCCAATTCCCCTTTTTGCAACTCTCCTTCCTCCATCTCCTCTTTCCTATGCCTCTCCAGCCCAAGTTTCCCAATCTCCAACTCTCCCTCCTTCACCCTCCTATCCAATTTCAGACCCTTTACAACACCAGACTCGCCTTTCCTCTCGACCTCCTCCCCCATCTCGCCATTCCTCGCCTTCTTCTCTGCCATAAAGGGGCTCGAAGTAAGCACGCCTTTGCCGCCACAGAGTGACTCCGGAATCGGGAACCTCTCCATGATATGCTGCGAGGGTGCGCACGCGACCCCTCCCTCTTCCATGGAACTCCACCCGGAACCCTAGGGCGGGTCCAGAGCCTGACCCGTGCCGCCAAAACCCTAACTTTCGACTGCTTCGGGGCTGTCGATGCTCTTCTTCGCATCCGCAGCGCCTCCGACCGCCGGCTCCAACCGAAACCCTAACAAACGGCAAGATTAAATCTTTTCATCGCCCAGACGAATCAAGAACCAAGAATGAACGCAATGCAAGAATTCCGGCAAGAAAGCACGGGAATCCAAAATTCCGCGCCGGAAACCCTAGAATTCTAGcggagaaaaggagaaagcgaaGCAGGGTGGAGGGTGGGGAGGGGAAGCTCACCGTGCAGGAGATCGACGAATTGGAGCCGTCGATCCGGAGATCTACGGCGGGGTTGCTGCAGGGAAGAGTCGAACGGAAGCCTCCTCGCTCGGTATCTCCCTCTCCGGTGCTCCTTTCGCGCTCTCTCGCCCCGCCCGACGACCTCGCTGTTATATTCCCTCGGCCGCGCTCGCTCCCTCGCTTCCTCGCTCGCGACGGGGGAGAAGACAGAGTAATATATTGTACAAATAATCTCGCATCTTTTCGTGCTCGCGGTCATTTTAATGGCCATACAAGCCTGATACGGGGTATACGGTAAGCATACCTCCCGGTGACACCCGACAAGTCAGCGGTCAAGGGGTTTTGGAAACACGAGAACCGACCCACAAACGAAGCCCAGAAACGAGAGGACGAGATCACCCAGTGAGACCGGGGCCCACGATACATACTAACAGGTTCACTCTCCGGTTACGTTTGTTGGTTCGGCAAATCTATTCAAGCGGTCGAGGGGTTCAAAGGACAAACGCCGACCCGCGAAACGAACCCGGACACGAGAGGACAGGTTTCACCGGATGCCAGCGGGGCCCACACTGTTCTCAGATGAGTTCGTCTGTGGGTGCTTTTATTTTGGGGTACGTTTCCGTGTCTCCGTGAGCCTGTTCTTGTTCACAGTGAGAGACTGAATAGATTCCAACATTGAGTGAGTCGCCCATAAATGTCATGAGGTCTCTCTTCCTTTGCTATCTCACTTTGTAGTCTATTTTGCATGAGAACTTCGCTGGCACTGTAGAAAATATTTCGATTCTGCAGACTACAATGATGATATCTTCTGAGGAAATGATTGTCTCGAGAAATATATTTGtctggaaaaataataataatatttaagatCACGAAAAGAAAATGGATGAGTAACGAACGAATAGATAATTGTCTTTTCATGGAAGCCTAAATATTAagattatataataataaaaacaaaTAATATTTTATCAACATACTTCGTAATCTTTAAGTTTTcacaatatttttattctttactgATTGTATATACGTTCTCCCAATCATACAGGGGAAAAGAAGAAACGTGTCCTTCGGATTGGGCCCAATATATAAGGCTGTCTCCTTCCCCGCCTCCCAATCCATCGCCTCCTCTTTCTCGATCGAGGTCCGCTTGATTTCGTACTTGGTTGCTGCGGCAGTtcatcttcttccgcatctttcgCGGCTGCTTTGGTAGATCTAATAATAATTTCCTTCTTTCACCGTTCCTTGTTGAAATCTGTTGACTAGTTTTTAGGGTATTGTTTTCTCTCATCTGGGTTTTCCTTTCTTCCATCTTCGAACGAGTACGAATTCAAGTGCTACTAAGCCTCGGGGACCCTTCTGAACATCTTTTGATTCGGTGCGCGCTATAGAGATCTGATCTTTCGTGAAACATCCGTGTTTCTGGTTATGGAAACTGGATTTGGGGGTTTgtgagcttttttttttctcagattTCCTGGAATAGATTGATCTGTACTTTTTATGTTGTTGTTGGTTGGTTCTATCACGGCAATCGGAAAGCAAGATGTTCTATTTGGGGTGCTATTGTCAACCGTATTGTAGAGGAATAGTAAGTGGGAACCTGTAATAGAAGTCGGTGTCTTTTTGATGCAGGTACACCGGATACATCAGTTTCTACAAACTAAAATGTGAGTGCCACATTGCGCCGATTAATTTCAGTTGATGATCTTTatcttgttcctttttttttttggattgtaTGACTCAATTTATTTGTCACCCGTAGGTTTTCTATCCGTGTTTATGCCATTTTATGTGATTAACAGAAGTTACAGTCAACATACCATGTTAAAAAGCGAAAAAATGCAATGTTGTTCTCTAATCCAATATGCATCTAGGGCTATATGCTATCTCCTAGTGCTGGCAATTTGTTCTTCCACTTAATAACTAATTGTTTTATTACAGTTATTTTCCACCAagaagacctttttttttttctttgtggaGCATCGGATGTTACAATtacttttttgcttcaattttagGGCGGATGAGGAACCAGTTGATCCAAAGCAGTATCTTGAGGATACTTGCAAACCGAAGTGTGTACGGCCTTTACGTGCATATCAGGTATTTAAGATTGCATTATCATGTCTCATTTCCCTGAAGCTTCATAGCTTGTCATCTTTTACGCACAACTAGTGAGACTGAACCAGGTAGAGAGTTTGGAATATACTTTTTGTGTAATTGAGGTTCTGATGAACTCTTTATGAACTCCAGATTTTGTGTTATTTTGATCAAGTGCTTCTAGTAAATCTGATAAAAGTTTATTTTCTATATCTCCTTTTTTCTGTACTTGTCTATTATGGTTCCTATTTCGATAATTTTGGAACTGTGACTGCAATTCCTTTTGTGAGATCTACTTTAAATATAAATTCTGACCTATACCTATTGTTTGATATGCTTTAAGATCTTTCCTCGAGCCTTTAGTGTAATTTGAACGTATTTTAACTTTAAATTTTAATAACTAGcaaatgatatctttatttactTCTTATTCTTTATTGTCATGGGATCTATCAGATACACTTCACTTTGCAAAAATGTCATAGTACTTCACCGAGATACCAACaagtccactaattttttttgaACAGTCTGTTCTCTGTATTTCCCCTTTTTGTGTTTAATTAGTCCTGCTACATTAACATTACTAAATGTTATTGATGTTGGTTCAAATAACCTCAGCTATGTCATTTTCCATTTTAGCATTCTGTTTTAGTTAGTTTACCAGAGATGAATCCGAAGCAACAATTGCTCAAAGCTATCCTTATATGCTGGAGGCTCTGTTTTCTTTCAGTTGACGCTTGGTTTGTTTTCTTGCAATTGACGTTTGGTGCTTCTTGGTGGCTCTTTGTTTAAAAAGTTGGGTTTCAGTCTCTGATTCGAATAGGAGCACGTCATGCTAATGTGTCTTGCATGTAACACCCCCGATTAGTCTCACATTGAAAGTGagcaggattaagattgacttataagagtctgatgagtgtactactatcaactccagcttaagcattttggtcagtggtttagaccaaacgaagttgataggccagttagcctatcaggcccgagtcataatatttggtatcagagccgacctagcatttgggtatagtgagggggctcgagtaggaaagggctacccgtagacggagtcagaggactcgtcacggcgtggagccaccactaggctacgcctcacatgcactatgctagggtttgatctggattatgttggggcttgacgaggacgtcaagcctttgagtgggggtgattgtaacacccctgattagtctcacatcgaaagtgagcaggattaagattgacttataagagtctgatgagtgtactactatcaacttcagcttaagcattttggtcggtggtttagaccaaacgaagttgatagaccaGTTAGCCTATCAGGCCCGAGTCATAATATATTCAGGGGTGTTACATTGCATGATCTAGGTTAATGGCTTAGGCGCTGATGACCACATTTAACTGTCCATGTGGCTGAGTGCCCTCACATCTCATGCACAATGATGCAATTATCAAGGGCACGCTCTGAGCACATTGGACTGTTCATGTGACTGAAAGCCCGTGGGTCCTAGGCACAATGACGGTTCTTTTTCCATGGTCATTTTATAAATATAGTCTTGGTTTTGGATCTTGTTTTTCTAAGACTGATCACTTCCTGGTTGGTATGTCTCTTCTACATGTTGGTTtccatgaatgagaaaatatagGTTAATAGGTTTTTGATAAGTACATTTAAGTATTAACAGTTAAAATACAGAACATGTTACTGTTACTCTGACTTAGTTCTTAAAGTTATTTTCACAAAAGTATCATATGCCCTGATTgattatttttctgttctttacCTTTGTCTTTAAGAAATTATTTGACGATCTGCAGCATGCATGCTAAAACTCATGCAGGCATGCGTTAAGAGAATCAAAGGAGATGAAACTGGGCATAAGCATTGTACTGGGCAATACTTTGATTACTGGAAGTGTATCGATGAGTGTGTAAGTACACTTCTCTTTTGTGCATCCATTTCTTCCAGGAAGGAGTAAGAGATGAGCATCAACTGAAA
It encodes the following:
- the LOC103971805 gene encoding histone-lysine N-methyltransferase ATXR3; this translates as MEEGGVACAPSQHIMERFPIPESLCGGKGVLTSSPFMAEKKARNGEMGEEVERKGESGVVKGLKLDRRVKEGELEIGKLGLERHRKEEMEEGELQKGELEKGELQNGEIEKGEFVPKKWRKSELEVGERRRRDELEKGEVISDRRNKGELERRDFVPGKWNSSRELEKSLYQSSRGRKVDLEKGEFVPERSRKSDLERTPEDSHRRKDGRPSDTDFRKRSSSSRSDGSMHERDAKKFSRPSEVEPGEVKHDVSNGKSRDMGGNMGKWPKWQAVESEISNHKHHFDSSDQSGSKTHWKPEEINCSTNSRRNETTSVSKVSSINKHSSSRFNDSSLASRGSHGRSPGCSERSPKERTHHRDHRERSPRHLDRSPHEKSPDCSERSLKERAHHRDHKERSLRRLDRSPHEKSRHSDHRDHTPSHSNRSPRQRARHHDYHDRTLAYSERSPHDIRHAAEHRESSKKNRSSEKQQSSRHDDRLGRKEYSDKDILKNKSNKSSSDRCAADNKEKLLQNSNRQSSETPLPPPPPLPPPPALPPPPPPAGVLEDPSSMEEDMDISDTPPRDPVSSNIDAGKWFYLDHFGMEQGPSKLVDLKHLVDEGVLHSDHLIKHADSDRWVTVENAASPLVPLNLSSVVSDVVTQMVSPPEAPGNLLVDAGILCPETSSSTLLQQELHTDCSPVLPEYLENYHIDERVETLLDGYTIIDGKELEIIGEALNATFEHADWEKWGQLEGFSRFKSQTPFIHPKDERVGRDFEGLSKGSSEIRPVAFSEKDHTVPTGGSSDWFAGRWSCKGGDWKRNDEVGQDRSYRRKLVINEGYPLCQMSKSESKDPRWHRKDELYHSSRDKRLDMPLWAFSSIDDNNESSSDPSKSTVTSRSGQTKPLLLKGVKGAILPVVRINACVVKDQGSPEHRMRVRSSERHPSRSSRSHSSSDRILLHEGPSRSKKLDEHNSQNLQRCQTDLNVPKDHICSIDELSVNLGDWFYLDGAGYEHGPLSYLELQELVGKGAILEQSCVFRKNDNTWLPITKKFKSSEADNTEEEARTSTASSLSSFVQSPCNNINNASHSLHISYPQFIGYTRGKLHELVMKSYKNREFAAAINEVLDPWISAKQPKKEMDKHFPFNSSITKSSAVLAHNLSGNNIWKPEDGIYRDGKRARFFSGESDGDSDLEEALLPFEKNDYSFEDLCGEVNIFEDNVPTSQTENESWGLLSGRILARVFHFLKCDMKSLLSSAATCKHWNSVVNFYKIICRHVDLSSAGSKCTDAVFQSIMGCYDEKNLTSLVLTGCYNVSASALEEVLRLFPCISYIDIRGCNQFKEIQAKHPNISWIKRSGLCKTKNHEESYSKIRSLKQITGTYRSLGSHLEESDDLENYCNGEFNCLDRKNLSCLKFTPGVYKRPKLVDARRSSELLSRDAQMRRWLHRKTEISYKKMEEFIANTLKDIMRGSKSEFFMPKIAKIEDRMRSGYYVRHGLNSIKDDISRMCRDAFKSKSQGDAVDTKKIIMSFIQLVKRLENPRLIGAVKDSSDTGLCSESKYKKKQNKVSSEKKGINRSINTSYANGGTDYRSYAFDREIKRSLSKLKKKEMDSESETSEDDFSEEDGGEGESTASDTESDLEVQSGSGTWDLKGDESSKMDESFESVVTDDREWGARMTKVSLVPPVTRKYEVIDKYLIVADEEEVQKKMRIALPDDYSEKLLAQKSGIEESDMEIPEVKEYKPRKMLGVEVIEQEVYGIDPYTHNLLLDSMPDEPDWPLADRHKFIEELLLRTLNKQVRQFTGSGNTPMVFPLQPVVEDMQKNAEEGGDKRAVKICQAILKAIRNRHDDNYVAYRKGLGVVCNKREGFEQDDFVVEFLGEVYPAWKWFEKQDGIRSLQKNSQDPAPEFYNIYLERPKGDRDGYDLVVVDAMHKANYASRICHSCRPNCEAKVTAVDGQYQIGIYSLRPIGYGEEITFDYNSVTESKEEYEASVCLCGSQVCRGSYLNLAGEEAFEKVLKDCHGVLDRHKLMLEACEANIVSQDDYFELGRAGLGTCLLAGLPDWLVAYSAHLVRFINFERTKLPNEILRHNLEEKRKFFSDICLEVEKSDAEVQAEGVYNARLQNIALTLDKVRYVMRSVFGDPKKAPPLVEKLNAEGLISILWRGEGSLVEDLLHSMAPHVEADLLSDLKSKIQAHDPSGSDDIQSELRKSLLWLRDELRNLPCTCKCRHDAAADLIHMYAYTKVFFKVQDYKSIKSPPVYISPLDLGPKYADKMGSGFQEYCKTYGENYCLGQLIYWYSQVNADPDCRLVRARKGCLSLPDISSFYAKSHKPLREHVYGSRTVRFMLSRMEKDPQRPWPKDRIWVFKSNPKFFGSPMLDAALNKCPLDKEMMHWLKTRPSVFQG
- the LOC135652676 gene encoding cytochrome b-c1 complex subunit 6-1, mitochondrial-like isoform X2, with protein sequence MADEEPVDPKQYLEDTCKPKCVRPLRAYQACVKRIKGDETGHKHCTGQYFDYWKCIDECVALKLFDKLK
- the LOC135652676 gene encoding cytochrome b-c1 complex subunit 6-1, mitochondrial-like isoform X1, which encodes MQVHRIHQFLQTKMADEEPVDPKQYLEDTCKPKCVRPLRAYQACVKRIKGDETGHKHCTGQYFDYWKCIDECVALKLFDKLK